A DNA window from Oncorhynchus masou masou isolate Uvic2021 unplaced genomic scaffold, UVic_Omas_1.1 unplaced_scaffold_1178, whole genome shotgun sequence contains the following coding sequences:
- the LOC135529531 gene encoding ubiquitin-like protein 5 produces MIEVVCNDRLGKKVRVKCNSEDTIGDLKKLIAAQTGTRWDKIVLKKWYTIFKDHVSLGDYEIHDGQNLELYYQ; encoded by the exons ATGATTGAGGTGGTTTGCAATGACCGGCTGGGCAAGAAGGTTCGGGTGAAGTGCAA CTCAGAAGACACTATAGGAGACCTGAAGAAGCTCATCGCTGCCCAGACAGGCACACGGTGGGACAAGATCGTACTCAAGAAATG GTACACCATATTCAAGGACCACGTGTCTCTGGGAGACT ATGAGATCCATGATGGACAGAACCTGGAGCTGTACTACCAGTAG